A region of Mauremys mutica isolate MM-2020 ecotype Southern chromosome 2, ASM2049712v1, whole genome shotgun sequence DNA encodes the following proteins:
- the LOC123364172 gene encoding zinc finger protein 585A-like, with amino-acid sequence MIDLVRELPASSALGNRTMEKLTVIKVEVEDLLKQPREKMYTCTICGDSFNHKSVLATHQKTHKEEMLVEHHEQEGSAITAGKPTSQQATRRAEDASQEGVNQQGDLSAQKESLQKAKPYSCTDCEKSFKMKVDLTKHLRTHTGERPFPCMECGKRFITKSQLKEHQRIHTGERPYQCSECGKCFTQKSQLIVHRRIHTGEKPYKCSSCQKSFVDKSQLVAHHRIHTGDRPFKCGLCARGFRQKITLIKHQRVHTGEGGRRHGGPYTGNASQLIVPESTPDGEKIFRCGTCGKEFKKKSILVTHQRIHTGEEPYHCAECGKRFRQKIHLIRHQRTHARGEAHVCVECGDGFSSKGQLLRHQRCQHQSERPHTCPECGRSFSQKVGLMAHQRVHEREKGDGRVAATEGSAVEAADGRLPAKNGKGSSHPGDLMVPRKSQVYTCTQCGKTFTKKGNFANHQRAHTEERAHRCGVCGKKFTKRGELTKHERIHTGERPYICGDCGKRFTQRTQLVTHQRIHTGEKPYPCADCGKRFIDKSRLTVHRRIHTGDRPFQCTACGKGFRQKIALIKHHRVHERGRLDGEVSGGKEHECPQCGKGFGTKENLASHQRLHATERPFKCGECGKSFTQKAQLVVHQRIHTGERPFRCTDCHKGFIDKSRLIVHRRIHTGERPFKCTACGRAFTQKIALTTHQRVHMREHEATREPNKYSKHGENDSGKAQPGEEWPFPCNVCGRGFRKEIALITHQRVHTKYEPNRCSKCGQVFPDKAQLLLHQPSHAEDRPFKCNTCGKDFKRKEILITHQRIHTGEVPFKCTECGKSFSQKANLMKHQLTHTRRGPFICSECGQSYTTLGHFKRHQRNHLRKRAPSGEGKDLAEEQDTDELPEMGVHNGPIIVVKTEVNTDDYEVLQVP; translated from the coding sequence ATGATCGACCTTGTGCGTGAGCTTCCTGCCAGCTCAGCCCTGGGAAACCGGACGATGGAGAAGCTGACGGTTATTAAGGTGGAAGTGGAAGATCTCCTCAAGCAACCCCGGGAGAAGATGTACACTTGCACGATCTGCGGGGACAGCTTTAATCACAAGAGCGTCCTAGCCACGCACCAGAAGACCCACAAGGAGGAGATGCTAGTGGAGCACCATGAGCAGGAGGGAAGTGCCATCAcagcaggaaagccaacaagccAGCAAGCCACCAGAAGGGCAGAGGATGCCAGCCAGGAAGGTGTGAACCAGCAGGGAGATCTCTCAGCGCAGAAGGAATCCCTGCAGAAAGCAAAGCCCTACTCTTGCACCGACTGTGAGAAGAGCTTCAAGATGAAGGTGGACCTCACCAAGCACCTCAGgacccacacaggggagaggcctttCCCATGCATGGAGTGTGGGAAGAGGTTCATCACCAAGTCGCAGCTGAAGGAGCACCAGAGGATCCACACCGGGGAGCGACCTTACCAgtgctccgagtgcgggaaatGCTTCACGCAGAAGTCACAGCTCATTGTTCACCGGAGGATCCACACTGGCGAGAAGCCCTACAAGTGCAGCAGCTGCCAGAAGAGCTTTGTGGACAAGTCGCAGCTGGTCGCCCACCACCGTATCCACACAGGTGACCGACCCTTCAAGTGCGGGTTGTGCGCCAGGGGTTTCCGCCAGAAGATCACCCTCATTAAACACCAGAGGGTCCAcaccggggagggggggcgacGGCATGGCGGGCCCTATACTGGCAACGCCTCACAGCTCATCGTTCCCGAGTCGACGCCGGACGGGGAGAAGATATTCCGATGCGGCACGTGTGGAAAGGAGTTCAAGAAGAAGTCGATCCTGGTGACCCACCAGAGGATCCACACTGGGGAGGAACCCTACCATTGCGCCGAGTGCGGGAAGCGCTTCCGGCAGAAGATCCACCTGATCCGCCATCAGAGGACCCACGCCAGGGGGGAGGCCCACGTGTGTGTTGAGTGCGGGGATGGCTTCAGCAGCAAGGGGCAGCTGCTGAGGCACCAGCGGTGCCAGCACCAGAGCGAGAGACCCCACACGTGTCCCGAGTGTGGGAGAAGCTTTAGCCAGAAAGTAGGCCTCATGGCGCACCAGAGAGTCcatgagagggagaagggagatgGGAGAGTGGCCGCCACCGAGGGGAGCGCTGTTGAGGCGGCAGACGGGAGGCTGCCTGCCAAAAATGGCAAAGGCAGCAGCCATCCGGGGGACCTGATGGTGCCTCGTAAGAGCCAGGTCTATACCTGCACCCAGTGTGGCAAGACATTCACCAAGAAAGGGAACTTTGCCAACCACCAGCGAGCCCACACGGAGGAACGGGCGCACCGGTGTGGCGTCTGCGGCAAGAAGTTCACCAAGAGGGGGGAGCTGACCAAGCACGAGCGGATCCACACGGGCGAGAGGCCGTACATCTGCGGCGACTGCGGCAAGCGCTTCACTCAGCGCACCCAGCTGGTCACCCACCAGCGCATCCACACCGGGGAGAAGCCCTACCCCTGCGCTGACTGCGGCAAGCGCTTCATCGACAAGTCCCGGTTGACTGTGCACCGGCGTATCCACACCGGCGACCGGCCCTTCCAGTGCACTGCCTGCGGCAAGGGCTTCCGCCAGAAGATCGCCCTCATCAAGCACCACCGAGTCCACGAGAGGGGCCGTCTGGATGGGGAGGTCTCAGGGGGGAAGGAGCACGAATGCCCCCAGTGCGGGAAAGGCTTTGGCACCAAGGAGAACCTAGCCAGCCACCAACGGCTCCATGCCACCGAGAGGCCCTTCAAGTGCGGtgagtgcgggaagagcttcacACAGAAAGCCCAGCTGGTGGTgcaccagcgcatccacaccGGGGAGCGCCCCTTCCGCTGCACCGACTGCCACAAGGGCTTCATTGACAAGTCTCGGCTCATCGTCCACCGCCGGATCCACACCGGCGAGCGGCCCTTCAAGTGCACGGCCTGCGGGAGGGCCTTCACCCAGAAAATCGCCCTGACCACCCACCAGCGAGTCCACATGAGGGAGCATGAGGCCACCCGGGAGCCCAACAAATACTCCAAGCACGGGGAGAATGACTCGGGCAAGGCCCAGCCAGGCGAGGAGTGGCCCTTCCCCTGCAACGTGTGTGGCCGGGGCTTCCGCAAGGAGATAGCCCTCATCACCCACCAGCGGGTCCACACCAAGTACGAACCCAACAGGTGCAGCAAGTGTGGCCAGGTCTTCCCTGACAaggcccagctgctcctgcatCAGCCCTCCCACGCGGAGGACCGGCCCTTTAAATGCAACACCTGCGGAAAAGATTTCAAGCGGAAAGAGATCCTGATCAcccaccagagaatccacacgggagaggtGCCTTTCAAATGcaccgagtgcgggaaaagcttctcccAGAAGGCCAACCTCATGAAACACCAGCTCACCCACACCCGGAGGGGCCCCTTCATCTGCTCTGAGTGTGGGCAGAGCTACACCACCTTGGGGCATTTTAAAAGGCACCAGAGGAACCATCTGAGAAAGCGAGCCCCttctggggaggggaaagacttGGCAGAGGAGCAGGACACAGATGAGCTGCCGGAGATGGGTGTGCACAACGGGCCCATTATCGTGGTAAAGACGGAAGTCAATACAGATGACTATGAGGTCCTGCAGGTCCCATGA